One segment of Amycolatopsis alba DSM 44262 DNA contains the following:
- a CDS encoding methyltransferase domain-containing protein has protein sequence MTAMPNCRVCGENLREFLDFGSQPLSDAFRRPADPGDEFFFRLAVGSCTSCSMVQLMEEVPRDRMFHHDYPYHSSGSSVMRKHFERTARDFLETELAAPDSFAVELGCNDGIMLRTIGDAGRRHLGVEPSGGVAEIARANGVRVRTDFFEHSVAVDIHREDGPANVIYAANTMCHIPYAESIFEGVAALLAEDGVFVFEDPYLGDIVKQTSFDQIYDEHFYFFSVRSVQALARRFGFELVDVERLPVHGGEVRYTIARAGRREPAPSVAELADEELTLGLHEPATLDAFAVRVREIRDELVALLEGLRAQGRTVVGYGATAKSATVLNYCGIGPGLVSSIVDTTPAKQGRVTPGSHIPVRPADTFGEPYPDVALLFAWNHADEIMAKEQAFRAAGGKWILYVPKPRLV, from the coding sequence TTGACCGCCATGCCGAATTGCCGTGTCTGCGGGGAAAACCTGCGCGAATTCCTCGACTTCGGAAGCCAGCCCCTGTCGGACGCCTTCCGGAGGCCCGCCGATCCGGGCGACGAGTTCTTCTTCCGGCTGGCCGTCGGCAGCTGCACCTCGTGCTCGATGGTGCAGCTGATGGAGGAAGTGCCACGAGACCGCATGTTCCACCACGACTACCCGTACCATTCCTCCGGCTCCTCCGTGATGCGCAAGCATTTCGAGCGCACCGCACGGGATTTCCTGGAGACCGAGCTGGCCGCGCCGGACTCGTTCGCGGTCGAACTGGGCTGCAACGACGGGATCATGCTCCGCACGATCGGCGACGCCGGACGCCGTCACCTCGGCGTCGAGCCTTCCGGAGGCGTGGCCGAGATCGCCAGGGCGAACGGGGTCCGGGTCCGGACCGACTTCTTCGAACACTCGGTGGCCGTGGACATCCACCGCGAGGACGGCCCGGCGAACGTCATCTACGCGGCGAACACGATGTGCCACATCCCGTACGCCGAATCGATCTTCGAAGGGGTTGCCGCGCTGCTCGCGGAGGACGGCGTGTTCGTGTTCGAGGATCCCTATCTCGGCGACATCGTCAAGCAGACCTCGTTCGACCAGATCTACGACGAGCACTTCTATTTCTTCAGCGTGCGCTCCGTCCAGGCTTTGGCGCGGCGCTTCGGCTTCGAACTGGTCGACGTCGAACGCCTTCCGGTGCACGGCGGCGAGGTGCGGTACACCATCGCACGGGCCGGGCGGCGGGAACCGGCCCCGTCGGTCGCCGAACTGGCGGACGAGGAACTGACGCTCGGCCTGCACGAACCGGCGACCTTGGACGCCTTCGCCGTCCGGGTCCGCGAAATCCGCGACGAACTGGTGGCCCTGCTGGAAGGGCTCCGCGCGCAGGGCCGGACGGTCGTCGGTTACGGGGCGACGGCCAAGAGCGCGACCGTGCTGAACTACTGCGGGATCGGACCGGGGCTCGTTTCGTCCATTGTGGACACCACCCCGGCCAAACAGGGCCGGGTGACGCCCGGATCGCATATCCCGGTCCGGCCTGCCGACACCTTCGGCGAGCCGTACCCGGACGTCGCCCTACTCTTCGCCTGGAATCACGCGGACGAGATCATGGCCAAGGAACAGGCTTTCCGCGCCGCCGGCGGGAAATGGATCCTTTACGTGCCGAAGCCCCGGCTGGTGTGA
- a CDS encoding NAD-dependent epimerase/dehydratase family protein: MSERPDVLVLGAQGVLGTFVAKALSDKYEVVRAGRRPSDGPGFRLVDLRDQAAVSAACASAKLVINCVRDERLAAERTVLAEGGRLVNVSNLSAADRARLKESDVDARGLVALHGGLTPGINSVVAADLLARHPDADEVRLVMTFSLNESGGPQAVGEFAYPMLTSRGRHPTDTFALAAPYGVRRCMAVGDAASGAFGEAAAGRTASVSYCFLENWFHRFLLGLNSAGMLKLLPKFLFTAGLKVPEELTTEAKCDRVEVRRDGRLLAARLVRGIGDYRLTVAGTVAFAEALLESSTPATGAFGVEELFSFGDLRPRFESGGVTFEDVAPTAG, from the coding sequence ATGAGTGAACGCCCCGACGTGCTCGTGCTCGGCGCTCAGGGAGTGCTCGGCACCTTCGTCGCGAAGGCCTTGTCCGACAAGTACGAAGTCGTGCGCGCCGGACGGCGGCCGTCGGACGGCCCTGGCTTCCGGTTGGTCGACCTGCGGGACCAGGCCGCGGTGTCGGCCGCCTGCGCCTCCGCGAAACTGGTGATCAACTGTGTCCGCGACGAACGGCTGGCGGCCGAGCGGACGGTGCTCGCCGAGGGCGGGCGGCTGGTGAACGTCTCCAATCTTAGCGCCGCCGACCGGGCCAGGCTGAAAGAGTCCGATGTGGACGCTCGCGGGCTGGTCGCCCTGCACGGCGGCCTCACCCCCGGAATCAACTCGGTGGTCGCGGCCGATTTGCTCGCCCGGCATCCCGACGCCGACGAGGTGCGCCTGGTGATGACGTTCTCGCTGAACGAGTCCGGTGGCCCGCAGGCGGTCGGCGAGTTCGCCTACCCGATGCTGACCAGCCGCGGCCGCCATCCGACGGACACCTTCGCGCTGGCCGCGCCCTACGGCGTCCGGCGGTGCATGGCGGTCGGCGACGCGGCGTCGGGGGCGTTCGGCGAGGCCGCGGCCGGGCGGACGGCGAGCGTGTCGTACTGCTTCCTGGAGAACTGGTTCCACCGGTTCCTGCTCGGCCTGAACTCCGCCGGAATGCTGAAACTGCTGCCCAAGTTCCTGTTCACCGCCGGGCTGAAGGTGCCGGAGGAACTCACCACCGAGGCCAAATGCGACCGCGTGGAGGTCCGGCGGGACGGCCGCCTGCTGGCCGCCCGGCTGGTCCGGGGCATCGGCGACTACCGGCTCACCGTCGCGGGCACCGTCGCGTTCGCCGAGGCCCTCCTGGAATCGAGCACGCCCGCCACGGGAGCGTTCGGCGTGGAAGAGCTGTTCTCGTTCGGCGACCTGCGGCCGAGGTTCGAATCCGGCGGGGTCACCTTCGAGGACGTGGCGCCGACGGCAGGCTGA
- a CDS encoding FAD-dependent oxidoreductase, translated as MTGVSFDSVFRPGRIGTLSLRNRIVMGSMHLGREADADDGRALAAFYAERAAGGAGLVITGGWAVNRAGAGGPDYGFVNERAGRSALTRVASAVREARGRIALQLFHAGRYAPAGSAGAEPVAPSAVPSRFSGVTPRALTGPEILATIEDFAEAAGNARAAGFDAVEIMGSEGYLLNQFCSPLTNRRDDEWGGDADRRMRFGLAVVRAVRAGAGPGFPIIFRLSGDDLMAGSSTAAEVAEYARRLVDAGVDALNVGIGWHESPVPTVQALVPAGVWIRYAGPIKAAAGAVPVIAGNRINRIELAEPVLRAGSVDFVSMARPFLADPGFPRKARSGRLDLVNVCIACDQACIDRSLRGRRVSCLVNPRAARELDLEATAHRAGAGTVGRHRFAVIGGGPAGCESARALAELGHEVELFEAARELGGQFRLARTVPGKADYGGTIAYYAAELARLGVRVRLNRPISGREAGHLAGFDGVVLATGTRPRRARVPDSGHPLIVDYPAAFRRWPSGTRTAIVGGGGVALDLAHFLSHRGETGDGHREFLADHGLVPDDRPESRNPRVTLLGRGPRFAPRISPSTRWALLDAVRRSGVELMPGVVCERTEAGGVRVRDANGEQRLVPADLVVFATGQEPEDTLVPVLAGLGVPYRVVGGARAAGGLDAVRATEEGLQAAGELAGLAGAARKRTIRVLP; from the coding sequence GTGACCGGCGTGTCGTTCGATTCGGTGTTCCGGCCGGGGAGGATCGGGACACTCTCGCTGCGGAACCGGATCGTGATGGGCTCGATGCACCTCGGGCGCGAGGCGGACGCCGACGACGGCCGGGCGCTCGCGGCGTTCTACGCGGAGCGGGCGGCCGGTGGCGCGGGTCTGGTGATCACCGGTGGCTGGGCGGTGAACCGGGCCGGGGCGGGCGGGCCGGATTACGGGTTCGTCAACGAACGGGCCGGTCGTTCGGCGCTGACCAGGGTCGCGTCGGCGGTGCGGGAAGCCCGCGGCAGGATCGCCCTGCAGCTGTTCCACGCCGGCCGGTACGCCCCGGCGGGCTCGGCGGGAGCGGAGCCGGTCGCGCCGTCGGCCGTGCCCTCCAGGTTCTCCGGGGTCACGCCGAGGGCGCTGACCGGACCGGAGATCCTGGCGACGATCGAGGATTTCGCCGAGGCGGCCGGAAACGCGCGAGCGGCCGGTTTCGACGCCGTCGAGATCATGGGTTCGGAGGGTTATCTCCTGAACCAGTTCTGCTCCCCGCTGACCAATCGCCGCGACGACGAGTGGGGCGGGGACGCCGATCGGCGCATGCGGTTCGGCCTGGCCGTGGTCCGGGCCGTCCGGGCGGGGGCAGGCCCCGGTTTCCCGATCATCTTCCGGCTCTCGGGCGACGATCTGATGGCAGGCTCCAGTACCGCGGCCGAGGTGGCCGAATACGCGCGGCGGCTCGTCGACGCGGGTGTGGACGCGCTCAATGTCGGGATCGGCTGGCACGAGTCCCCGGTGCCGACCGTGCAGGCGCTCGTCCCGGCTGGCGTCTGGATCCGGTACGCCGGGCCGATCAAGGCGGCGGCCGGTGCGGTGCCGGTGATCGCGGGCAATCGGATCAACCGGATCGAGCTGGCCGAGCCGGTGCTGCGGGCCGGGAGTGTCGACTTCGTCTCGATGGCACGGCCGTTCCTCGCCGATCCGGGGTTCCCGCGGAAGGCGCGGTCCGGGCGTCTGGACCTGGTCAACGTCTGCATCGCCTGCGACCAGGCGTGTATCGACCGGTCGTTGCGGGGCAGGCGGGTCTCCTGCCTGGTGAACCCGCGCGCCGCCAGGGAACTCGACCTCGAAGCCACCGCTCACCGGGCGGGCGCCGGCACGGTGGGCAGGCACCGGTTCGCGGTGATCGGCGGCGGGCCCGCCGGCTGCGAATCGGCACGGGCGCTCGCCGAACTCGGGCACGAGGTCGAGCTGTTCGAGGCCGCGCGCGAGCTGGGCGGGCAGTTCCGGCTGGCCCGGACCGTGCCGGGAAAGGCCGACTACGGCGGCACGATCGCTTACTACGCGGCGGAACTCGCCCGTCTCGGCGTCCGGGTGCGGCTGAACCGCCCGATCTCCGGACGCGAGGCCGGGCACCTCGCCGGATTCGACGGCGTCGTGCTCGCCACCGGCACCCGGCCGCGCCGGGCCCGTGTCCCGGACTCCGGGCATCCGCTGATCGTCGACTATCCGGCCGCGTTCCGCCGATGGCCATCCGGTACCCGGACCGCCATCGTCGGCGGCGGCGGGGTGGCGCTGGATCTGGCGCATTTCCTCAGCCACCGCGGGGAAACCGGCGACGGACACCGGGAATTCCTCGCCGACCACGGGCTCGTCCCGGACGACAGGCCGGAGTCCCGGAATCCTCGGGTGACCCTGCTGGGCCGCGGCCCCCGGTTCGCGCCGCGGATCAGCCCGTCCACCCGGTGGGCACTGCTCGACGCGGTCCGGCGGTCGGGCGTCGAACTGATGCCCGGCGTGGTCTGCGAGCGCACCGAGGCCGGTGGTGTCCGCGTCCGGGACGCGAATGGTGAGCAGCGGCTGGTCCCGGCCGATCTCGTGGTGTTCGCGACCGGCCAGGAGCCCGAGGACACGCTCGTCCCGGTGCTGGCCGGGCTCGGCGTGCCGTATCGCGTCGTCGGCGGCGCCCGTGCCGCCGGCGGGCTGGATGCCGTGCGCGCCACCGAAGAAGGGCTCCAGGCGGCCGGTGAACTGGCGGGCCTCGCCGGGGCCGCCCGGAAACGAACGATCAGGGTGCTGCCATGA
- the fabF gene encoding beta-ketoacyl-ACP synthase II → MRQVVITGIGALTPVGNDVKSTWESLVDGKSGIGPITSFDASALPVRIAGEVSGFDPSTLLRHKIRRRTDRFSQFAVAAAREAVGDAGLEIGEENAHRVGVVLNNAVAGVTSIERNVLALAERGMRAVSPTFVPGMIPNMAACEVAIDLGVHGPVTASVLACASGNYAVLEARRLILSGEADVVIAGGTDSAIAEVMFAGLSTMGALSRRNDDPAAASRPFDADRDGFVYGEGAVVLVVETLEHARARGAMPYAEIAGGALTTDAFHVSAPEPSAAYAAESIRQSLVRSDLAPADIDYICAHGTSTRANDRVETQAIRAVFGAEAGEVAVSSPKSMVGHLIGAAGALSVMVCALAVRDGIVPPTINLENPDPECELDHVAHRPRPVPVRAALANAFGFGGHNCVVAIRAV, encoded by the coding sequence GTGAGGCAGGTCGTCATCACCGGTATCGGGGCCCTGACCCCGGTGGGCAACGACGTGAAGTCCACCTGGGAGTCCCTTGTGGACGGAAAGTCCGGGATCGGCCCGATCACCTCGTTCGACGCTTCGGCCCTGCCGGTGCGGATCGCGGGCGAGGTGTCCGGGTTCGATCCGAGCACCCTGCTGCGGCACAAGATCCGGCGGCGGACCGATCGGTTCTCCCAATTCGCCGTCGCGGCGGCAAGGGAGGCTGTCGGCGACGCGGGGCTGGAGATCGGTGAAGAGAACGCGCACCGCGTCGGCGTGGTGCTGAACAACGCGGTGGCCGGGGTCACTTCGATCGAGCGCAACGTACTGGCGCTGGCCGAACGCGGGATGCGGGCGGTGAGCCCGACCTTCGTGCCCGGCATGATCCCGAACATGGCCGCCTGCGAGGTGGCGATCGACCTCGGGGTCCACGGCCCGGTCACCGCCAGCGTGCTGGCCTGTGCCAGCGGGAACTACGCCGTGCTGGAGGCCCGGCGGCTGATCCTGTCCGGCGAGGCCGACGTCGTCATCGCCGGTGGCACGGATTCCGCCATCGCCGAGGTGATGTTCGCCGGACTGTCCACCATGGGCGCACTGTCGCGCCGCAACGACGACCCCGCCGCGGCCAGCCGTCCGTTCGACGCCGATCGGGACGGATTCGTCTACGGCGAGGGGGCGGTGGTGCTGGTCGTGGAGACGCTCGAGCACGCACGGGCCCGCGGGGCCATGCCGTATGCCGAAATCGCCGGTGGCGCGCTGACCACGGACGCCTTCCACGTCAGCGCGCCCGAGCCCAGCGCGGCGTACGCGGCGGAGTCCATCCGGCAGAGCCTGGTGCGCAGCGACCTGGCCCCGGCCGACATCGACTACATCTGCGCGCACGGCACGTCGACGCGGGCCAACGACCGGGTGGAGACCCAGGCGATCCGTGCGGTCTTCGGCGCCGAGGCCGGCGAGGTGGCGGTCAGCTCACCGAAATCCATGGTGGGGCACCTGATCGGCGCCGCGGGCGCGCTCTCGGTGATGGTGTGCGCGCTGGCCGTCCGGGACGGGATCGTCCCGCCGACGATCAATCTCGAGAACCCCGACCCGGAATGCGAACTGGACCATGTGGCGCACCGGCCGCGCCCGGTCCCGGTGCGGGCCGCGCTGGCGAACGCCTTCGGTTTCGGCGGGCACAACTGCGTGGTGGCGATCCGCGCGGTCTGA
- a CDS encoding dTDP-4-dehydrorhamnose 3,5-epimerase family protein, whose translation MQSRKLAVEGAVEFTPQVFADDRGVFVSPLQEPSFVAAVGFPPFPLAQASCSRSKRGVVRGVHFTTTPPGCARYVHCPRGRALDYVVDIRVGSPTFGRWEAVVLDAESLRSVYFPVGVGHAFVALEEDTTMSYLMSASYVAENELAISVFDPELGLDIPDWVDPIRSARDLAAPTLAEAREKGLLPEYRECVRAENGFSR comes from the coding sequence ATGCAGTCCCGCAAGCTGGCCGTCGAGGGTGCCGTCGAGTTCACCCCGCAGGTCTTCGCCGACGACCGCGGCGTCTTCGTCTCCCCGCTACAGGAGCCGTCCTTCGTCGCCGCGGTCGGGTTTCCGCCCTTTCCGTTGGCGCAAGCCAGTTGCAGCCGGTCGAAGCGGGGTGTCGTCCGTGGCGTGCACTTCACCACGACCCCGCCCGGCTGTGCCAGGTACGTCCACTGCCCGCGGGGCAGGGCGCTGGACTACGTGGTGGACATCAGGGTCGGCTCGCCGACGTTCGGCCGCTGGGAAGCGGTCGTCCTGGACGCGGAGAGTCTCCGGAGTGTCTATTTCCCGGTGGGCGTCGGGCACGCTTTCGTCGCCTTGGAGGAGGACACGACGATGTCCTATCTGATGTCCGCGAGCTATGTCGCGGAAAACGAGCTGGCGATTTCCGTGTTCGATCCGGAACTCGGGCTGGACATTCCGGACTGGGTGGACCCCATTCGATCCGCCCGTGATCTGGCCGCCCCCACGCTCGCCGAGGCCAGGGAAAAGGGACTGCTTCCCGAATATCGTGAATGTGTCCGGGCGGAGAACGGGTTCAGCCGGTGA
- a CDS encoding 3-deoxy-7-phosphoheptulonate synthase — translation MTRRSEASVESGSVAAQQPDWPDPAEVARAYSWLVESPPLTSPERIRRLSAALRRVESGHAFLVQAGDCAEPFGPEAVAAAGEKYRLLGAMATILSGRLGIPVVTVGRIAGQFAKPRSRPTELVDGVELPAFRGLLVNSPEPDPAARVPDPRRLLRGYSTAALVRAELARLAGDARSAPFGESFRRPDGSWAHRGLWTSHEALVFDYERPLIRRDPEYGERFLQTTELPWLGERTRQLGGDHVAMLAEIANPLACKIGPAIEEAELIALCDRLDPAREPGRLTLICRMGDRQVRETLPALVRAVRRSAHRVVWVCDPMHGNTRPASAGGRKTRWWSEIVSELDGFLDVMDGEGARPGGVHLEVTGRDVAECSGGPERPPRLGFESLCDPRLNGAQSIMLAERLADRLGHRAPAAALDLITEE, via the coding sequence ATGACGCGGCGATCGGAGGCTTCGGTGGAATCGGGTTCGGTCGCCGCTCAGCAACCGGATTGGCCGGATCCGGCGGAGGTGGCCCGTGCCTATTCGTGGCTGGTCGAGTCACCGCCGTTGACCTCCCCCGAGCGGATCAGGCGGCTTTCCGCGGCGCTGCGCCGGGTCGAATCGGGGCACGCTTTCCTGGTGCAGGCGGGCGATTGCGCCGAACCGTTCGGGCCGGAGGCGGTTGCGGCGGCCGGCGAGAAGTACCGGCTGCTCGGGGCGATGGCGACGATCCTCAGCGGACGGCTCGGGATACCGGTGGTGACGGTGGGCAGGATCGCCGGGCAGTTCGCCAAGCCGAGATCCCGGCCGACCGAGCTGGTCGACGGGGTCGAGCTGCCCGCGTTCCGCGGTCTGCTGGTCAACTCGCCGGAACCCGATCCGGCGGCCAGAGTCCCCGATCCGCGCCGCCTCCTGCGCGGCTATTCGACCGCCGCCCTGGTCCGGGCCGAGCTCGCGCGGCTCGCCGGAGACGCGCGTTCCGCGCCCTTCGGCGAGTCGTTCCGGCGGCCCGACGGGAGCTGGGCGCACCGGGGTCTCTGGACCAGCCATGAGGCGCTGGTGTTCGACTACGAGCGGCCGCTGATCCGCCGTGACCCGGAGTACGGGGAGCGTTTCCTGCAGACCACCGAGCTTCCGTGGCTCGGGGAACGCACCCGGCAGCTCGGCGGGGACCATGTCGCGATGCTGGCCGAGATCGCCAATCCGCTGGCCTGCAAGATCGGCCCGGCCATCGAGGAAGCGGAGCTGATCGCCCTCTGCGATCGGCTCGATCCGGCGCGCGAGCCGGGCAGGCTGACGCTCATCTGCCGGATGGGCGACCGGCAGGTCCGGGAAACGCTGCCCGCGCTGGTGCGCGCGGTACGCCGTTCCGCCCACCGGGTCGTCTGGGTCTGCGATCCGATGCACGGCAACACCCGGCCTGCGTCGGCAGGCGGCCGGAAAACCCGGTGGTGGTCCGAAATCGTCTCGGAGCTGGACGGCTTCCTCGACGTCATGGACGGCGAGGGAGCCCGGCCGGGCGGCGTGCATCTGGAGGTCACCGGCCGGGACGTCGCGGAGTGCTCCGGAGGTCCGGAAAGACCGCCGCGCCTTGGCTTCGAATCGCTCTGCGACCCGCGGCTGAACGGGGCGCAGTCCATCATGCTGGCCGAACGGCTTGCCGACCGCCTCGGGCACCGGGCCCCGGCGGCGGCACTCGATCTGATAACCGAGGAGTGA
- a CDS encoding NAD-dependent epimerase/dehydratase family protein encodes MTRPLVVVLGASGYIGSAVTARLADRPIRLRVVTRRPDPVRVGGRARIEVCAADLTDPAGLAAAVADAEVIVHLVLYTGGKTWRAAGEADGERVNVGLVRDLVRVLGSAPRSRQAPIVLFAGSTSQPESGGVAPDNVYDRQKLAAERILAEATAQGVARGITLRLPMVFGHTAASGGGGGVLSAMVRRALAGTPLTMWHDGSVERDPLHVDDAARAFAAALDHADALAGRHWAVGSGRGRRVDGIFRGIAGLVAERTGRPAVPVLSVPPPGWATAADLRSVVVDTSPFTSVTGWSPRISLRDGLAHTVAALAAEPAPGGTGSHQPGLRHVKDPFPAGGAESLFLGHDLVRVIPGEE; translated from the coding sequence GTGACAAGGCCTCTGGTGGTGGTGCTCGGTGCCTCCGGGTACATCGGCTCGGCGGTCACCGCGCGGCTGGCGGACCGGCCGATCCGGCTGCGGGTGGTGACCCGGCGGCCGGATCCGGTCCGCGTGGGCGGGCGGGCCCGGATCGAGGTGTGCGCCGCCGACCTCACCGACCCGGCCGGGCTGGCCGCGGCGGTCGCGGACGCCGAGGTCATCGTGCACCTCGTCCTCTACACCGGCGGCAAGACCTGGCGGGCGGCCGGGGAAGCGGACGGCGAGCGGGTCAACGTCGGCCTGGTCCGCGATCTCGTCCGGGTACTGGGGTCGGCGCCGCGGTCCCGGCAGGCACCGATCGTGCTGTTCGCCGGTTCGACCTCCCAGCCGGAGTCCGGCGGGGTGGCCCCGGACAATGTCTACGATCGGCAGAAACTGGCCGCGGAGCGGATCTTGGCCGAGGCCACCGCCCAAGGGGTGGCGCGCGGCATCACCCTGCGGCTGCCCATGGTCTTCGGGCATACCGCGGCCTCGGGCGGGGGCGGGGGAGTGCTGTCGGCGATGGTGCGGCGCGCACTCGCCGGCACGCCCCTCACCATGTGGCACGACGGGTCGGTCGAACGGGATCCGCTGCACGTCGACGACGCGGCGCGGGCCTTCGCCGCCGCGCTGGACCATGCCGACGCGCTGGCCGGACGGCACTGGGCGGTCGGCTCCGGCCGGGGCCGTCGCGTCGACGGGATCTTCCGGGGCATCGCCGGTCTGGTGGCCGAGCGGACCGGCCGTCCGGCGGTGCCGGTGCTGTCGGTGCCGCCGCCGGGGTGGGCCACCGCGGCCGATCTCCGGAGCGTGGTGGTCGACACCTCGCCGTTCACCTCGGTGACCGGCTGGTCGCCACGGATCTCCTTGCGGGACGGGCTGGCGCATACGGTCGCGGCCCTGGCCGCCGAGCCGGCGCCGGGTGGCACTGGTTCACACCAGCCGGGGCTTCGGCACGTAAAGGATCCATTTCCCGCCGGCGGCGCGGAAAGCCTGTTCCTTGGCCATGATCTCGTCCGCGTGATTCCAGGCGAAGAGTAG
- a CDS encoding SDR family oxidoreductase translates to MNGFTDRVALITGSSRGIGRSLALKLAGAGGRVVVNYKKNADLAAETLAEVERLGGKGITVQADVERPEDITRLFDRIGDEYGRLDFFVSNAAASVFKKIEDLGPHHLDRSYAMNVRAFVLGAQRAVRLMGDGGRIVALSSYGSIRAYPTYAALGSAKAALEAWVRYMAVEFAPLGVNVNAVNGGIIDTDSANFFYRVPGMPPLADVLAKIPKGRAGTAQEIADTVAFLLSPESAYITGQSLVVDGGLSVIAPPFYADAAPPLALPGGDPDRTPA, encoded by the coding sequence ATGAACGGATTCACCGACCGGGTCGCGCTGATCACCGGGAGCTCCCGCGGTATCGGCCGGTCGCTCGCCCTGAAGCTGGCGGGCGCGGGGGGCCGGGTGGTCGTCAACTACAAGAAGAACGCGGACCTGGCCGCCGAGACCCTGGCCGAGGTGGAGCGCCTCGGCGGCAAGGGGATCACGGTCCAGGCCGACGTCGAACGGCCGGAGGACATCACCAGGCTGTTCGACCGGATCGGCGACGAGTACGGCAGGCTCGACTTCTTCGTGTCGAACGCCGCCGCGAGCGTGTTCAAGAAGATCGAGGACCTCGGACCGCACCATCTGGACCGGTCCTACGCGATGAACGTCCGCGCGTTCGTGCTCGGCGCCCAGCGGGCGGTCCGGCTGATGGGCGACGGCGGCCGGATCGTCGCGCTCAGCAGCTACGGCAGCATCCGCGCCTATCCGACCTACGCCGCCCTCGGCTCGGCCAAGGCCGCGCTGGAGGCGTGGGTCCGGTACATGGCCGTCGAATTCGCCCCGCTCGGGGTGAACGTCAACGCGGTGAACGGCGGGATCATCGACACCGACTCGGCGAACTTCTTCTACCGCGTGCCGGGCATGCCGCCACTGGCGGACGTGCTGGCGAAGATCCCGAAGGGGCGGGCAGGCACCGCGCAGGAGATCGCCGACACGGTGGCGTTCCTGCTCTCGCCGGAGTCGGCGTACATCACCGGGCAGTCCCTGGTGGTCGACGGCGGCCTCAGCGTGATCGCACCGCCGTTCTACGCCGACGCGGCCCCGCCGCTGGCGTTGCCCGGTGGCGATCCGGACCGAACGCCGGCGTGA
- a CDS encoding acyl-CoA dehydrogenase family protein encodes MTLAEAGKTSMKPETKLLSRERATLRRFLPALADKLAGVPLLDLERPGNESIRLFREADGTALLAPVELGGLGARALDAVQVQRALGTASPSLAAGTTMHHLSLATLLEHCQEASEAERELIAGVVRERLLLASGFAEGRTGGSVFAPTMRAVRRGGDYVINGSKKPCSLSRSMDLLLATVSVEDGGAARRGIALIPAGTPGIARRPFWESWILAGAESDEVVLDDVVVPGDLVLLNEVEDPTGQHELTGFLWFGLMISSTYLGAASALLERLLLSGKADPATYSGAAGELEAAMSAIEGIARAMDDGERGQDISARLLFTRTALHGALTRAAATMIEALGGMAFIGTSEISYLAAAVHAFGFHPPSRRSVAGPLAAYHAGSDLELA; translated from the coding sequence ATGACCTTGGCCGAGGCAGGCAAGACATCGATGAAACCGGAGACGAAATTGCTCTCCCGTGAACGCGCCACGCTCCGCCGCTTTCTGCCCGCCCTGGCCGACAAGCTGGCAGGCGTCCCGCTCCTCGATCTGGAACGCCCCGGCAACGAGTCGATCCGCCTGTTCCGTGAAGCCGACGGCACCGCGCTGCTCGCGCCCGTCGAACTCGGCGGGCTGGGCGCACGGGCGCTGGACGCGGTACAGGTGCAACGGGCGCTGGGCACCGCCTCGCCCTCGCTCGCCGCCGGGACCACCATGCACCATCTGTCCCTGGCCACCCTCCTCGAACACTGCCAGGAGGCGTCCGAGGCGGAACGCGAGCTGATCGCCGGTGTGGTGCGGGAACGCCTGCTGCTCGCCTCCGGGTTCGCCGAGGGACGGACCGGCGGAAGCGTGTTCGCGCCCACCATGCGCGCGGTACGGCGCGGCGGCGACTACGTGATCAACGGCAGCAAGAAGCCGTGCAGCCTGTCCCGTTCGATGGACCTCCTGCTCGCCACCGTGTCCGTCGAGGACGGCGGGGCCGCCAGGCGCGGGATAGCCCTGATTCCCGCCGGGACACCGGGGATCGCCCGGCGGCCGTTCTGGGAAAGCTGGATCCTGGCCGGGGCGGAAAGTGACGAGGTGGTCCTCGACGACGTCGTGGTGCCCGGCGATCTGGTACTGCTGAACGAGGTCGAAGACCCGACCGGACAGCATGAGCTGACCGGATTCCTCTGGTTCGGGCTGATGATCTCCTCGACCTATCTCGGCGCGGCCTCGGCGTTGCTGGAACGGCTCCTGCTCAGTGGCAAAGCCGATCCCGCGACCTATTCCGGCGCGGCAGGCGAGCTGGAGGCGGCGATGTCGGCGATCGAGGGCATCGCCAGGGCGATGGACGACGGCGAGCGCGGCCAGGACATCTCCGCCCGGCTGCTGTTCACCCGCACCGCGCTGCACGGCGCGCTGACCAGGGCGGCGGCGACCATGATCGAAGCGCTCGGCGGCATGGCCTTCATCGGCACCTCGGAGATCTCCTATCTCGCCGCCGCCGTGCACGCTTTCGGCTTCCACCCGCCGTCGCGGCGCTCGGTGGCCGGGCCGCTCGCCGCCTACCACGCCGGCTCCGACCTCGAGCTCGCCTGA